One Nematostella vectensis chromosome 10, jaNemVect1.1, whole genome shotgun sequence genomic window carries:
- the LOC5509441 gene encoding acid alpha-amylase, with translation MHTRALCCVLVVIFATYVAAKTAEEWKNRIIYQLLTDRFAQSGEMPAKKCTDMRGWCNGTFKGIEKHLDYITGLGANAIWISPIVLNTDRGFHGYWAKNIYEIEPHFGTKQDLKSLVKACHDRGVWVMVDVVANHMGYPPGVDWRTPWNSSLLDNFYEYFYPFNKSEYYHANHKYIKWPEECHNLTKIQKYWLANLADLDQSHPFVEKTLLDWIKWLITEYDFDGCRVDTVIQVPKPFWTKFQSAGGVFMLGEANNGPPPCGTINFTAPFQGPLDSVLDFPMFWTLRYIFQEKTQNFTSLSKALKESSKAFKDRSILGGFVDNHDHERFLHKNPSQTSLRNNLVFVLMSRWIPLIYYGTEQGFNGGGDPNNRESLWPFMDRKNSLYVFIKDLIAFRSSLGQPWISSPQIEQHVEPEVYAFSRRKVLVIVTTRVTTASTTLQSHPFNEGEKVVNILNMTQTFLVDAKGRLEAKMVSGEPLVLTLNVTSYSRFFCPSIILIVTCWMVLHMM, from the exons ATGCATACGAGGGCTTTGTGCTGTGTTTTGGTGGTAATTTTCGCCACTTATGTCGCAGCTAAAACAGCCGAAGAGTGGAAGAATCGGATTATCTATCAACTTTTAACTGATCGCTTTGCCCAGTCTGGTGAGATGCCTGCTAAGAAATGCACAGATATGCGTGGATGGTGTAACGGCACGTTCAAAGGAATAGAGAAACACCTTGATTATATAACGGGTCTTGGAGCAAATGCTATTTGGATCTCACCCATTGTGCTCAACACAGACCGAGGGTTTCACGGCTACTGGGCGAAGAATATCTACGAGATCGAGCCGCACTTTGGAACCAAGCAAGACCTGAAGTCTCTAGTCAAAGCTTGTCATGATAGAGGGGTGTGGGTTATGGTCGATGTGGTAGCAAACCACATGGGATATCCCCCGGGAGTCGATTGGAGGACCCCCTGGAATTCCTCCTTACTTGACAACTTCTACGAGTACTTTTATCCGTTCAACAAGTCAGAATATTACCATGCTAATCACAAATATATTAAATGGCCAGAGGAGTGTCATAATCTCACTAAGATTCAAAAGTACTGGCTGGCTAATCTCGCGGACTTGGATCAAAGCCATCCTTTTGTTGAGAAGACCCTTCTTGATTGGATCAAGTGGCTGATAACGGAGTATGATTTCGATGGCTGCCGGGTGGACACTGTTATTCAAGTACCAAAGCCCTTCTGGACCAAGTTTCAGTCAGCAGGAGGAGTTTTTATGCTTGGGGAAGCAAACAACGGCCCACCACCATGTGGAACTATTAATTTCACTGCACCATTCCAGGGACCTCTTGATTCGGTTCTGGACTTTCCGATGTTTTGGACATTGAGATATATTTTCCAGGAAAAAACACAGAATTTTACCTCTCTTAGTAAGGCGCTAAAAGAATCTTCAAAAGCTTTCAAAGACAG GTCCATTCTTGGTGGGTTTGTTGACAACCATGATCATGAGAGATTTCTACACAAGAACCCCAGCCAAACAAGTCTTCGCAATAACCTTGTATTTGTCCTGATGTCTCGATGGATTCCCCTTATCTACTACGGCACAGAGCAGGGATTCAATGGAGGAGGTGACCCAAACAATAGGGAGTCCCTCTGGCCCTTCATGGACAGAAAAAACTCACTCTATGTTTTCATCAAAGATCTAATAGCTTTTCGCAGTTCTTTGGGACAGCCATGGATCTCAAGCCCACAAATTGAGCAACATGTTGAGCCGGAAGTCTATGCATTCTCTAGGAGAAAAGTCCTTGTCATTGTGACCACTAGAGTGACAACGGCAAGCACAACCCTGCAGTCTCACCCCTTTAATGAGGGAGAAAAAGTTGTCAATATCCTAAACATGACACAAACTTTCCTTGTTGATGCTAAAGGAAGGCTTGAAGCTAAAATGGTCTCTGGAGAGCCACTTGTGTTGACTCTAAATGTCACGAGTTACAGCAGATTTTTTTGTCCATCCATAATTTTGATAGTCACTTGTTGGATGGTCTTACACATGATGTGA
- the LOC5509440 gene encoding thioredoxin domain-containing protein 9: MEDAIGRTVLQATQMVEEQVDAELNRLEKMTGDELEELREKRMQQMKKMQQQKQEWVHKGHGTYSEIPSEPDFFPMTKDSPRLVVHFYRDETLRCKIVDKHLALLAPKHMETKFVKIDVSKCKFLCERLSIKMLPAILLVKDGKFVDRIVGFDELGGHDDFSTEMLEWRIAHSQAINYGGDLSQPPDKPKASGATILKKSIRGRQQDSDDDDDDDDY, translated from the coding sequence atGGAGGACGCCATCGGAAGAACCGTTTTACAGGCGACACAAATGGTCGAAGAACAAGTTGATGCCGAACTTAACCGTTTGGAAAAAATGACGGGGGACGAGCTTGAAGAATTGCGAGAAAAACGCATGCAGcagatgaaaaaaatgcaGCAACAGAAACAAGAATGGGTCCACAAAGGACACGGAACATACAGCGAAATTCCAAGCGAGCCTGATTTTTTCCCGATGACGAAAGACAGCCCTAGACTTGTCGTTCACTTTTACAGGGACGAAACATTGCGTTGCAAAATCGTGGATAAGCATCTAGCATTACTCGCTCCGAAGCATATGGAGACGAAATTCGTGAAAATTGACGTGAGTAAATGCAAGTTTCTATGTGAAAGGTTGAGTATTAAGATGCTGCCGGCAATATTACTTGTTAAAGATGGCAAGTTTGTTGATCGTATTGTTGGATTTGATGAATTGGGCGGACACGATGACTTTTCTACCGAGATGTTGGAATGGCGGATTGCCCATTCTCAAGCTATTAATTATGGTGGTGATCTCAGCCAGCCACCTGATAAGCCCAAAGCATCAGGTGCTACTATACTAAAGAAGTCCATAAGAGGACGTCAACAAGacagcgatgatgatgatgacgatgatgattacTGA